In a single window of the Carassius carassius chromosome 26, fCarCar2.1, whole genome shotgun sequence genome:
- the LOC132106300 gene encoding platelet glycoprotein 4-like — translation MTCCGLKCGLITGTLLGALIALLGGILIPVGNMFIKNTVLTETVLENGTFAFDTWTSVDTPMYRQFWLFDVQNPDDVLSQGAKPVLVQKGPYTYRTRFIPRTNVTFNDNYTVTFVRPVGAIFEPSMSVGTEEDVFTSLNLAVAGVYSLLDHRLANLLIQRSSSTLFQSRTVKELLWGYKDPMLGSRLGVFYPYNDTIDGPYTVFTGKDDINKVATIERWAGETSLSYWNDPYCNKINGTDGSSFHPFLNKKEPLFFFSSDICRSVSAEYEETVDLKGIDVYRYMLPPEALASPVENQDNQCYCTDPVITRNCTTAGLLDLTACRGTPVFLSLPHFLYGSNNLHQGVIGLNPNFDEHSIFLDVEPITGFTLRFAKRLQVNMLYGPSDSIVILNKIKDYTVFPILWVNETAVLDDETADMFKKELTARINLLEGFQIGLIVVGLVLFASCLIGLIVVCTKPSNNKLSLIVK, via the exons ATGACCTGCTGTGGTCTGAAATGCGGGCTCATCACAGGGACCTTGCTGGGCGCCCTGATCGCCTTGCTGGGCGGGATTCTCATCCCTGTGGGCAACATGTTCATTAAAAACACCGTGCTCACG GAAACGGTGTTGGAAAACGGGACTTTCGCATTTGACACCTGGACGTCTGTAGACACGCCGATGTACAGGCAGTTTTGGCTTTTTGACGTGCAGAACCCTGATGACGTTTTAAGTCAAGGGGCCAAACCTGTGCTGGTGCAGAAAGGACCGTACACGTACAG GACGCGTTTTATCCCCAGAACAAATGTCACCTTCAATGATAACTACACTGTGACCTTTGTGCGGCCAGTGGGAGCCATCTTTGAGCCTAGCATGTCAGTAGGCACAGAGGAGGATGTATTCACATCGCTCAATCTAGCTGTAGCA ggtgTTTACAGTTTACTAGATCATAGACTTGCAAACTTGCTCATCCAACGCTCCAGTTCCACACTCTTCCAGAGCAGGACTGTTAAGGAATTGTTGTGGGGCTACAAAGACCCAATGCTGGGCAGCAGGCTTGGAGTTTTTTATCCA tacaaTGACACCATCGATGGACCATACACTGTATTCACAGGCAAAGATGACATCAATAAGGTAGCCACGATTGAACGCTGGGCAGGTGAAAC ATCGCTGAGTTACTGGAATGACCCTTATTGCAACAAGATAAACGGGACAG ATGGTTCCTCCTTCCACCCTTTCCTGAACAAGAAAGAACCCCTGTTCTTCTTTTCTTCCGATATCTGCAG GTCAGTATCTGCTGAGTATGAGGAAACTGTTGACCTGAAGGGAATCGATGTGTATCGGTACATGTTGCCTCCTGAAGCTCTGGCCTCTCCGGTGGAGAACCAAGATAACCAGTGTTACTGTACAGACCCTGTGATCACCAGAAACTGCACTACAGCAGGACTTCTTGACCTCACCGCCTGTAGAG GAACCCCAGTGTTCCTCTCTCTACCCCACTTCCTCTATGGTAGCAATAATCTCCATCAAGGTGTGATCGGACTGAACCCAAACTTTGATGAGCACTCCATATTTCTGGATGTAGAACCG ATTACAGGTTTCACTCTGAGATTTGCAAAAAGACTTCAGGTCAACATGCTGTACGGCCCATCGGATAGTATTGT AATTTTGAACAAAATCAAGGACTACACAGTTTTCCCTATTTTATGGGTAAACGAG ACGGCAGTTCTGGACGATGAGACGGCCGACATGTTCAAGAAAGAGCTGACTGCTCGGATTAACCTGTTGGAAGGGTTTCAGATCGGACTCATTGTGGTCGGCTTAGTCTTATTCGCCAGCTGTTTGATCGGATTGATTGTGGTGTGCACGAAACCGAGCAATAACAAACTTTCTTTGATTGTTAAATAA